Proteins encoded together in one Verrucomicrobiota bacterium window:
- a CDS encoding MarC family protein yields the protein MTLFAFTLLAFSSLFVIVDPIATIPAFLAMTPRDTPEQRTRMARLACIVAAAVLVTFAIVGKWVFRFLGISVPAFQMASSVVLLLVALDMLRARRSTVQETSEETHAGTEKDDIAITPLAMPMLAGPGAISTAILLHNQAATLQQMIALHGCIVAVCVVSYFIFKLAARGANWISPIAMRIFARVMGLLLAAVAFQFMINGVVALLKEHGVVK from the coding sequence ATGACGTTGTTCGCCTTCACGCTGCTTGCGTTCAGCTCGTTGTTCGTGATCGTGGACCCGATCGCGACGATCCCGGCGTTCCTCGCGATGACGCCCCGGGACACGCCCGAGCAACGCACACGCATGGCGCGGCTGGCGTGCATCGTGGCGGCGGCGGTGCTGGTCACGTTCGCCATCGTTGGCAAATGGGTGTTTCGATTTCTCGGCATCAGCGTGCCGGCGTTTCAGATGGCCTCGAGCGTGGTGCTGCTTCTGGTCGCGCTCGACATGCTGCGCGCGAGGCGCTCCACCGTGCAGGAGACGAGCGAGGAGACGCACGCAGGCACGGAGAAGGACGACATCGCAATCACGCCGCTTGCCATGCCGATGCTCGCCGGGCCGGGCGCGATTTCCACGGCCATCCTGCTGCACAACCAGGCCGCGACGCTCCAGCAGATGATCGCCCTCCACGGCTGCATCGTCGCGGTGTGCGTCGTGAGCTACTTCATCTTCAAGCTCGCCGCGCGCGGGGCGAACTGGATCAGCCCGATCGCGATGCGCATCTTCGCGCGGGTGATGGGGCTGCTGCTCGCGGCCGTCGCGTTTCAGTTCATGATCAACGGCGTCGTGGCGTTGTTGAAGGAGCACGGCGTGGTGAAGTGA
- the tsf gene encoding translation elongation factor Ts, whose protein sequence is MAEITASAVAKLREMTGAGLMECKKSLVETHGDIEAAVDLLRKRGVASAAKKASRAANEGVISQHIVNGGRAGVIVEINCETDFVAKNETFRAWCDDIARKIATESGTSLETGLEADRVAAVAKIGENIKISRHQRFEVQGSGLVAAYIHTGAKVGVLVEVGAGNPATVSGDAFKQLVRDITLQIAAASPTAIRRAEVPATLVQKEKEIIAQSDSVKGKPAQAMTKIIEGKLNKFYENSCLLEQGFVKNPDLKVEAHVASVSKQIGDEITLRRFVRFQVGDAPAA, encoded by the coding sequence ATGGCAGAAATCACCGCATCCGCCGTCGCCAAGCTCCGTGAAATGACCGGCGCCGGCCTCATGGAATGCAAGAAGTCCCTTGTGGAAACCCACGGCGACATCGAGGCCGCCGTGGACTTGCTGCGCAAACGCGGAGTCGCGAGCGCCGCGAAGAAGGCCTCGCGCGCCGCGAACGAAGGTGTCATCTCCCAGCACATCGTCAACGGCGGCCGCGCGGGCGTCATCGTCGAGATCAACTGCGAGACCGACTTCGTGGCGAAGAACGAGACCTTCCGCGCCTGGTGCGATGACATCGCGCGGAAGATCGCCACCGAATCCGGCACCTCCCTTGAGACCGGCCTGGAGGCCGACCGCGTCGCCGCCGTCGCCAAGATTGGCGAGAACATCAAGATATCCCGCCACCAGCGCTTCGAGGTTCAGGGCAGCGGCCTCGTCGCCGCCTACATCCACACCGGCGCGAAAGTCGGCGTGCTCGTCGAAGTCGGCGCGGGTAATCCCGCCACCGTTTCCGGGGACGCCTTCAAACAGCTCGTCCGCGACATCACCCTGCAAATCGCGGCGGCCAGCCCCACGGCGATCCGCCGCGCCGAAGTTCCGGCCACGCTCGTCCAGAAGGAAAAGGAGATCATCGCGCAAAGCGACTCCGTGAAGGGTAAGCCCGCGCAGGCGATGACCAAGATCATCGAAGGCAAGCTCAACAAATTCTACGAGAACTCCTGCCTCCTGGAGCAGGGCTTCGTGAAGAACCCCGACCTCAAGGTCGAGGCCCACGTCGCCTCCGTGTCCAAGCAAATCGGCGACGAGATCACCCTCCGCAGATTCGTGCGTTTCCAGGTCGGCGACGCCCCGGCGGCTTGA
- a CDS encoding terpene cyclase/mutase family protein — translation MGFKSLLAGVCSVAFAWTAGAQLTGKTVQPRAPDKVDTACQRAVEFLMASQDGSGAINDADKRHAYNNPMTALSVMALAAIGNQPSDTTREGECMRRALQFLVRPATDRSSDAAGFPGYLGGDDSSRMYGHGITALALTEMLGMGIDKAQDRLIREKTQRAIDLTLRSQRVRKFDHRFTGGWRYTPESGDADLSVSVWHLMALRSAKNAGILVPKESIDLAVGYLRRSYESRRDAAGRPTDMKSGFAYTPGQGPTFAMVAAGLLAMQICGQYDAPEVIGAANWLREHPLTYSDRWFFYGIYYYAQGMHKRGGDFADLARRKTESLLLPKQEANGAWIAEDGQERGCGRVYCTALAVLSLSVKYHFLPIYQD, via the coding sequence GTGGGCTTCAAGTCGCTGCTCGCGGGAGTGTGTTCGGTTGCATTCGCATGGACTGCGGGCGCGCAACTCACGGGCAAGACGGTTCAGCCGCGCGCGCCCGACAAGGTCGACACCGCCTGCCAGCGGGCGGTGGAATTCCTGATGGCGTCGCAGGACGGCAGCGGCGCGATCAACGACGCCGACAAGCGCCACGCCTACAACAATCCGATGACGGCGTTGTCCGTGATGGCGCTCGCGGCGATCGGCAACCAGCCGTCGGACACGACGCGCGAGGGCGAGTGCATGCGGCGTGCGTTGCAATTCCTCGTGCGCCCCGCGACGGACCGCAGTTCGGATGCCGCCGGATTTCCCGGCTACCTCGGCGGCGATGACTCGTCGCGCATGTATGGCCACGGCATCACGGCGCTCGCGCTGACGGAGATGCTCGGGATGGGGATCGACAAGGCGCAGGACCGGTTGATCCGCGAGAAGACGCAGCGCGCGATCGACCTGACGCTCCGCTCGCAGCGCGTGCGCAAGTTCGACCACCGCTTCACCGGCGGCTGGCGTTACACGCCGGAGTCGGGCGACGCCGACCTCTCGGTCTCGGTGTGGCATCTCATGGCGCTCCGGTCGGCGAAGAACGCGGGCATCCTCGTGCCGAAGGAGTCGATCGATCTTGCGGTGGGTTACTTGCGGCGCAGCTACGAATCGCGGCGCGATGCCGCGGGACGCCCGACGGACATGAAGAGCGGCTTCGCCTACACGCCGGGGCAGGGGCCGACCTTCGCGATGGTGGCGGCGGGATTGCTTGCGATGCAGATCTGCGGGCAATACGACGCGCCCGAGGTGATCGGCGCGGCGAACTGGCTGCGAGAGCACCCGCTCACCTACTCCGACCGCTGGTTTTTCTACGGCATTTACTACTACGCGCAGGGCATGCACAAGCGCGGCGGCGACTTCGCCGACCTCGCGCGGCGCAAGACCGAGTCTCTGTTGCTGCCCAAGCAGGAGGCCAACGGCGCGTGGATCGCCGAGGACGGCCAGGAGCGCGGCTGCGGCCGCGTTTATTGCACGGCGCTCGCGGTGCTGAGCCTCTCTGTCAAATACCATTTCCTTCCCATCTACCAGGACTGA
- the rpsB gene encoding 30S ribosomal protein S2, translated as MISVGIKELLEAGVHFGHQTRRWNPKMKRFIFDARNGIHIIDLSQTVKQLDDACTFLGSVVGKGGEILFVGTKKQAQEAVKETARATGQPFVTGRWLGGTLTNFKTVRKSIKRLTELERMEADGTIGQYGKQEQSANRREAARILKNFEGIRDMDGLPDAMFAVDIKREHNAVAEARRLRIPIVAIVDTNCDPDLVDYPIAGNDDALRSVRMIFSTVAQAVTQAKAEYEAKYGRKPAQPEAPAAEVAPAPAPAPETVAVAATA; from the coding sequence ATGATCAGCGTTGGCATCAAGGAACTGCTCGAAGCCGGCGTCCATTTCGGACACCAGACCCGCCGTTGGAACCCGAAGATGAAGCGCTTCATCTTCGACGCCCGCAACGGCATCCACATCATCGACCTGAGCCAGACCGTGAAGCAGCTGGATGACGCCTGCACGTTCCTCGGCAGCGTCGTCGGCAAGGGGGGAGAAATCCTGTTCGTCGGCACCAAGAAACAAGCCCAGGAAGCCGTCAAGGAAACCGCGCGCGCAACCGGCCAGCCGTTCGTCACCGGCCGCTGGCTCGGGGGCACGCTGACCAATTTCAAGACCGTCCGCAAATCCATCAAGCGCCTGACCGAACTTGAGCGCATGGAAGCCGACGGCACCATCGGCCAATACGGAAAACAGGAGCAATCCGCCAACCGCCGCGAAGCCGCGCGCATCCTCAAGAACTTCGAGGGCATCCGCGACATGGACGGCCTCCCCGACGCCATGTTCGCCGTCGACATCAAGCGCGAGCACAACGCCGTTGCCGAAGCCCGCCGGCTCCGCATCCCCATTGTCGCCATCGTCGACACCAACTGCGACCCCGACCTCGTCGATTACCCGATCGCCGGCAACGACGACGCACTCCGTTCCGTGCGCATGATCTTTTCCACCGTCGCGCAGGCCGTCACGCAGGCCAAGGCCGAGTATGAGGCGAAATACGGCCGCAAACCCGCGCAACCGGAAGCGCCCGCGGCCGAGGTCGCGCCCGCACCGGCTCCCGCGCCCGAAACCGTCGCAGTCGCCGCCACCGCGTAA